A stretch of Camelina sativa cultivar DH55 chromosome 18, Cs, whole genome shotgun sequence DNA encodes these proteins:
- the LOC104760732 gene encoding histone-lysine N-methyltransferase ATXR7-like isoform X1 translates to MVAVESSLPSHGSSYSSRRKKDSALEPNRFGSMCLGVYSDDVSISGRELAQDYSCDSCGDLATVSSTCCDFDELCGLDSALETSCRSNGDCREGQEASGSGGTASSLDKSLPGYTMYVSGWMYGNQQGQMCGPYTQHQLCDGLSTGFLPEDLLVYPIINGYTASSVALKYFKQFPDHVATGFAYLQNGMINVSPPVNSIPLSSSNATNFQDKTQTEHATSAAHLISHQTLPPQSSSPGSVSYQLTLTQEESNMLASFLSLGNEHACWFLVDDQGRNHGPHSILELYNWQQHRYVSDAAMIRDGENKFRAITLASLIGVWRMKCSGTNCDESVSGVSIISEVSEELSVQLQTRILNTARRALLDEIISSVISDFLMAKKNDEHLKSYPPSSASHVESILSRVINAEKSVVSTIETTGCKNILNEWGHNSISADSRKYTKSVGSIENYQTSCSAVCTMLHKHCMQIMWNAVFYDTVSTHSASWRKNKLWFRSPVLATVNYFKGTQANYSDKAEAIESCTRGMDSSSCKTACLNELDLANTAASVRGVSTRKVTLLDSDGMESIVASISEHVESELFLSLKTHLTDYTGVLIGNEANNAASTVHDDGKMNEENLSSLQGSFRSQDNLEGSGGKKNGLNVVPARLRSSYDFSDSQRLLQEGESFEKITSEDSIANIFLTTLETSGSPVNDELDTLDIYEPPPPGCESNINMPSLFCKFRPVRSKETIPEIEEYVATALCRQKLHNDVMRDWKLMFMKFYLNEFLASRKGSHQLSRTETLALKKLKTVTRNKNLVHANISKQAAEKPRKPSVRSSDKILVKRSRKLSDSHSMKEALKVDTPTIDLSVRKPSQSKMRDTDRRDHCIKDGTKFSKEKAGKDAFSNVICDKSQDLELADEFDDELLITRLRRISRNKTKELREGKNSAKSCGEISMSAEESEETVDGKNHEETLSKKSPQKVQKAYISKLKRKNMSDVRVEGAKSSNGAVKGFTEISGKEGDTESLGFATSEKVSSHHLSKRRKKDAAKHVEDISIPTGNPERLAEGKKFVEKSAHSISQKARKSSQSSILKRKHMMGEKVPDVPSCRRSSLSSKNSEDAEEKLPCNTSDKLQKGGSKKLMLTKHTTERSPIKNFSLDDGRPKPIALKPLEKLSSKQSKTKVLLSVPNSDGCARTSINGWHWHAWSLKASAEERARVRGSSCVHIQHFGSKSKLTQNVLSARTNRAKMRNLLAAADGADVLKISQLKARKKRLRFQQSKIHDWGLVALEPIEAEDFLIEYVGELIRSSISEIRERQYEKMGIGSSYLFRLDDGYVVDATKRGGIARFINHSCEPNCYTKIISVEGKKKIFIYAKRHIDTGEEISYNYKFPLEDDKIPCNCGAQKCRGSLN, encoded by the exons ATGGTTGCGGTTGAGTCCTCTTTGCCTAGCCATGGTAGTTCTTATTCTAGTAGAAGGAAGAAAGACTCTGCTTTGGAACCAAATCGTTTTGGTTCAATGTGTTTGGGAGTCTACAGTGACGATGTTTCAATCTCTGGAAGGGAATTAGCTCAAGATTACTCTTGTGACAG CTGTGGTGATTTGGCTACTGTATCTTCCACTTGTTGCGATTTTGATGAACTGTGTGGTCTGGATTCAGCCTTGGAGACGAGCTGTAGGTCCAATGGAGACTGCCGTGAGGGTCAAGAGGCTTCTGGTAGTGGTGGCACAGCTTCAAGTCTAGACAAGAGTCTTCCAGGATATACCATGTATGTGAGCGGTTGGATGTATGGTAATCAGCAAGGCCAGATGTGTGGCCCTTATACGCAACATCAGCTATGTGATGGGCTATCCACTGGTTTCTTACCTGAGGATCTTCTTGTATATCCAATTATCAATGGTTATACTGCAAGTTCTGTAGCACTTAAGTACTTCAAGCAGTTTCCAGATCATGTCGCCACTGGCTTTGCATATCTACAAAATGGAATGATTAATGTATCCCCACCTGTTAATTCAATTCCCCTTTCTAGTAGTAATGCCACAAATTTTCAAGATAAGACTCAAACAGAGCATGCAACTTCTGCTGCTCATTTGATCTCCCATCAGACGTTGCCTCCACAGAGCAGTTCTCCTGGTTCTGTCTCATATCAGCTAACTTTAACCCAGGAGGAATCAAATATGTTAGCTTCATTCCTCTCATTG GGAAACGAACATGCTTGCTGGTTTCTGGTGGATGATCAGGGTAGAAATCATGGACCACATTCTATTTTGGAGCTCTATAATTGGCAGCAGCATAGATATGTTTCAGATGCAGCCATG ATACGTGATGGTGAAAATAAGTTTAGAGCAATCACATTAGCATCATTAATTGGTGTATGGAGGATGAAATGTAGTGGTACCAATTGTGATGAGTCAGTGTCTGGTGTGAGCATCATATCCGAAGTTTCTGAAGAACTCTCTGTTCAGCTTCAGACTAGAATTCTGAATACAGCTAGAAGAGCTCTGCTCGATGAAATCATCAGCAGTGTAATTTCAGACTTTCTTATGGCCAAGAAGAATGATGAGCATCTCAAATCTTACCCACCCAGTTCTGCTTCCCATGTTGAATCCATATTG TCTCGAGTTATTAATGCGGAGAAAAGTGTTGTCTCGACCATTGAAACAACAGGCTGTAAGAACATATTGAATGAGTGGGGTCATAATAGTATATCGGCAGACTCACGCAAATATACTAAATCTGTTGGTAGCATTGAGAACTACCAGACATCTTGCTCCGCTGTATGTACGATGCTTCACAAACATTGCATGCAAATCATGTGGAATGCTGTCTTTTATGATACTGTGTCAACTCATTCAGCGTCTTGGAGAAAGAACAAACTTTGGTTTCGGTCTCCTGTCCTTGCAACTGTTAATTATTTCAAGGGTACCCAGGCAAATTATTCAGACAAAGCTGAAGCAATTGAGAGT TGTACTCGTGGGATGGATTCCTCTTCTTGCAAAACTGCTTGCTTAAATGAACTTGACTTAGCTAACACTGCTGCCAGTGTTCGTGGAGTTTCAACTAGAAAAGTAACCTTATTAGATAGTGATGGAATGGAAAGCATCGTAGCAAGCATCTCAGAACATGTTGAAAGTGAACTCTTTCTGTCTCTTAAAACTCATCTGACTGATTATACTGGCGTTCTCATTGGAAATGAAGCAAATAATGCTGCTAGTACTGTACACGATGATGGCAAAATGAATGAG GAAAACTTGTCATCTCTTCAAGGTTCCTTCCGTTCCCAGGATAATCTGGAAGGGTCTGGTGGTAAAAAGAATGGTTTGAATGTGGTTCCTGCTAGGTTGCGCTCTTCCTATGATTTCAGTGATTCTCAGAGACTGTTGCAAGAGGGAGAATCCTTTGAGAAGATCACATCTGAAGATAGTATTGCTAATATCTTTCTTACAACATTGGAGACATCGGGCAGTCCTGTTAATGATGAACTTGATACTCTGGATATTTATGAGCCACCACCACCTGGATGTGAAAGCAACATTAATATGCCATCTCTGTTCTGTAAGTTTCGGCCTGTAAGGTCCAAGGAAACCATTCCTGAGATTGAAGAATATGTTGCAACAGCTCTATGTAGACAGAAGTTGCACAATGATGTTATGAGAGATTGGAAATTAATGTTCATGAAGTTTTATCTGAACGAATTCCTTGCTTCACGGAAAGGAAGCCATCAACTTTCTCGTACAGAAACATTGGCACTGAAGAAGCTCAAAACTGTTACTCGGAACAAAAACCTAGTACATGCTAATATATCAAAGCAGGCCGCAGAAAAGCCAAGGAAACCATCTGTCAGATCGTCTgacaaaattttggttaaacGATCTAGGAAACTGTCAGATTCTCATTCCATGAAAGAAGCCCTTAAGGTCGATACACCCACTATAGATTTGTCAGTTCGGAAACCAAGTCAATCTAAGATGAGAGATACGGACCGGCGGGATCATT GTATTAAGGATGGTACAAAGTTTAGTAAAGAAAAGGCTGGTAAAGATGCTTTTAGTAACGTGATCTGTGATAAAAGCCAAGATCTTGAACTGGCAGATGAATTTGATGACGAACTCCTTATAACGAGACTTAGAA GGATATCGaggaataaaacaaaagagCTAAGAGAAGGTAAAAATTCTGCAAAATCCTGTGGGGAGATTTCAATGTCTGCTGAGGAATCTGAGGAAACTGTTGACGGCAAAAATCACGAGGAAACTCTTTCAAAGAAGTCTCCTCAGAAAGTGCAAAAAG CTTATATATCGAAGTTAAAGAGAAAGAATATGTCAGATGTCAGAGTCGAAGGTGCAAAATCTAGCAATGGAGCAGTCAAAGGTTTTACTGAGATTTCTGGGAAGGAAGGTGATACAGAAAGCCTTGGTTTTGCAACCAGTGAAAAGGTTTCCTCTCACCACCTCAGCAAAAGACGGAAAA AAGATGCTGCGAAGCACGTTGAGGATATATCAATCCCTACTGGTAATCCTGAAAGACTCGCGGAAGGAAAAAAGTTTGTGGAAAAGTCTGCACACAGCATCTCACAGAAAGCTCGTAAGT CATCGCAATCCTCAATTCTAAAAAGAAAGCACATGATGGGTGAAAAAGTTCCCGATGTACCTTCATGCCGGAGGTCATCTCTCTCTTCCAAGAATTCTGAGGATGCTGAAGAGAAGCTTCCCTGCAATACATCAGATAAGCTGCAAAAAG GAGGTTCGAAGAAATTGATGCTAACAAAACATACAACAGAGCGTTCTCCCATTAAGAATTTTTCATTGGATGATGGCAGGCCTAAGCCTATTGCATTAAAACCACTGGAAAAATTGAGTTcgaaacaaagcaaaacaaaggtgTTACTGTCAGTTCCGAATTCTGATGGATGTGCGCGCACATCTATTAATGGTTGGCATTGGCATGCATGGTCATTAAAGGCTAGTGCTGAAGAGAGAGCCCGTGTTAGGGGAAGTTCTTGCGTACATATACAACATTTTGGTTCCAAAAGTAAATTGACTCAGAACGTTCTTTCTGCAAGAACTAATAGGGCAAAAATGCGTAATCTTTTAGCTGCTGCAGATGGGGCTGATGTCTTGAAAATTTCTCAGTTGAAg GCTAGGAAAAAGCGTTTACGGTTTCAACAAAGCAAGATTCATGATTGGGGTCTTGTTGCACTTGAACCAATTGAAGCTGAGGACTTTTTGATCGAATATGTTGGAGAGTTGATACGTTCTTCT ATATCTGAGATACGTGAACGTCAATACGAAAAGATGGGAATCGGAAGCAGTTATCTTTTCAGGCTTGACGATGGCTATGTG GTTGATGCTACAAAGCGTGGTGGCATAGCAAGGTTTATAAACCATTCATGTGAG CCGAACTGTTACACCAAGATTATTAGTGTAGAGGGTAAGAAAAAGATATTCATTTATGCTAAGCGGCATATAGACACCGGTGAAGAAATAAGTTACAACTACAAGTTCCCACTGGAGGACGACAAAATCCCCTGTAACTGTGGAGCGCAAAA GTGCCGTGGATCGCTGAACTAA
- the LOC104760732 gene encoding histone-lysine N-methyltransferase ATXR7-like isoform X3, whose amino-acid sequence MVAVESSLPSHGSSYSSRRKKDSALEPNRFGSMCLGVYSDDVSISGRELAQDYSCDSCGDLATVSSTCCDFDELCGLDSALETSCRSNGDCREGQEASGSGGTASSLDKSLPGYTMYVSGWMYGNQQGQMCGPYTQHQLCDGLSTGFLPEDLLVYPIINGYTASSVALKYFKQFPDHVATGFAYLQNGMINVSPPVNSIPLSSSNATNFQDKTQTEHATSAAHLISHQTLPPQSSSPGSVSYQLTLTQEESNMLASFLSLGNEHACWFLVDDQGRNHGPHSILELYNWQQHRYVSDAAMIRDGENKFRAITLASLIGVWRMKCSGTNCDESVSGVSIISEVSEELSVQLQTRILNTARRALLDEIISSVISDFLMAKKNDEHLKSYPPSSASHVESILSRVINAEKSVVSTIETTGCKNILNEWGHNSISADSRKYTKSVGSIENYQTSCSAVCTMLHKHCMQIMWNAVFYDTVSTHSASWRKNKLWFRSPVLATVNYFKGTQANYSDKAEAIESCTRGMDSSSCKTACLNELDLANTAASVRGVSTRKVTLLDSDGMESIVASISEHVESELFLSLKTHLTDYTGVLIGNEANNAASTVHDDGKMNEENLSSLQGSFRSQDNLEGSGGKKNGLNVVPARLRSSYDFSDSQRLLQEGESFEKITSEDSIANIFLTTLETSGSPVNDELDTLDIYEPPPPGCESNINMPSLFCKFRPVRSKETIPEIEEYVATALCRQKLHNDVMRDWKLMFMKFYLNEFLASRKGSHQLSRTETLALKKLKTVTRNKNLVHANISKQAAEKPRKPSVRSSDKILVKRSRKLSDSHSMKEALKVDTPTIDLSVRKPSQSKMRDTDRRDHCIKDGTKFSKEKAGKDAFSNVICDKSQDLELADEFDDELLITRLRRISRNKTKELREGKNSAKSCGEISMSAEESEETVDGKNHEETLSKKSPQKVQKAYISKLKRKNMSDVRVEGAKSSNGAVKGFTEISGKEGDTESLGFATSEKVSSHHLSKRRKKDAAKHVEDISIPTGNPERLAEGKKFVEKSAHSISQKAPSQSSILKRKHMMGEKVPDVPSCRRSSLSSKNSEDAEEKLPCNTSDKLQKGGSKKLMLTKHTTERSPIKNFSLDDGRPKPIALKPLEKLSSKQSKTKVLLSVPNSDGCARTSINGWHWHAWSLKASAEERARVRGSSCVHIQHFGSKSKLTQNVLSARTNRAKMRNLLAAADGADVLKISQLKARKKRLRFQQSKIHDWGLVALEPIEAEDFLIEYVGELIRSSISEIRERQYEKMGIGSSYLFRLDDGYVVDATKRGGIARFINHSCEPNCYTKIISVEGKKKIFIYAKRHIDTGEEISYNYKFPLEDDKIPCNCGAQKCRGSLN is encoded by the exons ATGGTTGCGGTTGAGTCCTCTTTGCCTAGCCATGGTAGTTCTTATTCTAGTAGAAGGAAGAAAGACTCTGCTTTGGAACCAAATCGTTTTGGTTCAATGTGTTTGGGAGTCTACAGTGACGATGTTTCAATCTCTGGAAGGGAATTAGCTCAAGATTACTCTTGTGACAG CTGTGGTGATTTGGCTACTGTATCTTCCACTTGTTGCGATTTTGATGAACTGTGTGGTCTGGATTCAGCCTTGGAGACGAGCTGTAGGTCCAATGGAGACTGCCGTGAGGGTCAAGAGGCTTCTGGTAGTGGTGGCACAGCTTCAAGTCTAGACAAGAGTCTTCCAGGATATACCATGTATGTGAGCGGTTGGATGTATGGTAATCAGCAAGGCCAGATGTGTGGCCCTTATACGCAACATCAGCTATGTGATGGGCTATCCACTGGTTTCTTACCTGAGGATCTTCTTGTATATCCAATTATCAATGGTTATACTGCAAGTTCTGTAGCACTTAAGTACTTCAAGCAGTTTCCAGATCATGTCGCCACTGGCTTTGCATATCTACAAAATGGAATGATTAATGTATCCCCACCTGTTAATTCAATTCCCCTTTCTAGTAGTAATGCCACAAATTTTCAAGATAAGACTCAAACAGAGCATGCAACTTCTGCTGCTCATTTGATCTCCCATCAGACGTTGCCTCCACAGAGCAGTTCTCCTGGTTCTGTCTCATATCAGCTAACTTTAACCCAGGAGGAATCAAATATGTTAGCTTCATTCCTCTCATTG GGAAACGAACATGCTTGCTGGTTTCTGGTGGATGATCAGGGTAGAAATCATGGACCACATTCTATTTTGGAGCTCTATAATTGGCAGCAGCATAGATATGTTTCAGATGCAGCCATG ATACGTGATGGTGAAAATAAGTTTAGAGCAATCACATTAGCATCATTAATTGGTGTATGGAGGATGAAATGTAGTGGTACCAATTGTGATGAGTCAGTGTCTGGTGTGAGCATCATATCCGAAGTTTCTGAAGAACTCTCTGTTCAGCTTCAGACTAGAATTCTGAATACAGCTAGAAGAGCTCTGCTCGATGAAATCATCAGCAGTGTAATTTCAGACTTTCTTATGGCCAAGAAGAATGATGAGCATCTCAAATCTTACCCACCCAGTTCTGCTTCCCATGTTGAATCCATATTG TCTCGAGTTATTAATGCGGAGAAAAGTGTTGTCTCGACCATTGAAACAACAGGCTGTAAGAACATATTGAATGAGTGGGGTCATAATAGTATATCGGCAGACTCACGCAAATATACTAAATCTGTTGGTAGCATTGAGAACTACCAGACATCTTGCTCCGCTGTATGTACGATGCTTCACAAACATTGCATGCAAATCATGTGGAATGCTGTCTTTTATGATACTGTGTCAACTCATTCAGCGTCTTGGAGAAAGAACAAACTTTGGTTTCGGTCTCCTGTCCTTGCAACTGTTAATTATTTCAAGGGTACCCAGGCAAATTATTCAGACAAAGCTGAAGCAATTGAGAGT TGTACTCGTGGGATGGATTCCTCTTCTTGCAAAACTGCTTGCTTAAATGAACTTGACTTAGCTAACACTGCTGCCAGTGTTCGTGGAGTTTCAACTAGAAAAGTAACCTTATTAGATAGTGATGGAATGGAAAGCATCGTAGCAAGCATCTCAGAACATGTTGAAAGTGAACTCTTTCTGTCTCTTAAAACTCATCTGACTGATTATACTGGCGTTCTCATTGGAAATGAAGCAAATAATGCTGCTAGTACTGTACACGATGATGGCAAAATGAATGAG GAAAACTTGTCATCTCTTCAAGGTTCCTTCCGTTCCCAGGATAATCTGGAAGGGTCTGGTGGTAAAAAGAATGGTTTGAATGTGGTTCCTGCTAGGTTGCGCTCTTCCTATGATTTCAGTGATTCTCAGAGACTGTTGCAAGAGGGAGAATCCTTTGAGAAGATCACATCTGAAGATAGTATTGCTAATATCTTTCTTACAACATTGGAGACATCGGGCAGTCCTGTTAATGATGAACTTGATACTCTGGATATTTATGAGCCACCACCACCTGGATGTGAAAGCAACATTAATATGCCATCTCTGTTCTGTAAGTTTCGGCCTGTAAGGTCCAAGGAAACCATTCCTGAGATTGAAGAATATGTTGCAACAGCTCTATGTAGACAGAAGTTGCACAATGATGTTATGAGAGATTGGAAATTAATGTTCATGAAGTTTTATCTGAACGAATTCCTTGCTTCACGGAAAGGAAGCCATCAACTTTCTCGTACAGAAACATTGGCACTGAAGAAGCTCAAAACTGTTACTCGGAACAAAAACCTAGTACATGCTAATATATCAAAGCAGGCCGCAGAAAAGCCAAGGAAACCATCTGTCAGATCGTCTgacaaaattttggttaaacGATCTAGGAAACTGTCAGATTCTCATTCCATGAAAGAAGCCCTTAAGGTCGATACACCCACTATAGATTTGTCAGTTCGGAAACCAAGTCAATCTAAGATGAGAGATACGGACCGGCGGGATCATT GTATTAAGGATGGTACAAAGTTTAGTAAAGAAAAGGCTGGTAAAGATGCTTTTAGTAACGTGATCTGTGATAAAAGCCAAGATCTTGAACTGGCAGATGAATTTGATGACGAACTCCTTATAACGAGACTTAGAA GGATATCGaggaataaaacaaaagagCTAAGAGAAGGTAAAAATTCTGCAAAATCCTGTGGGGAGATTTCAATGTCTGCTGAGGAATCTGAGGAAACTGTTGACGGCAAAAATCACGAGGAAACTCTTTCAAAGAAGTCTCCTCAGAAAGTGCAAAAAG CTTATATATCGAAGTTAAAGAGAAAGAATATGTCAGATGTCAGAGTCGAAGGTGCAAAATCTAGCAATGGAGCAGTCAAAGGTTTTACTGAGATTTCTGGGAAGGAAGGTGATACAGAAAGCCTTGGTTTTGCAACCAGTGAAAAGGTTTCCTCTCACCACCTCAGCAAAAGACGGAAAA AAGATGCTGCGAAGCACGTTGAGGATATATCAATCCCTACTGGTAATCCTGAAAGACTCGCGGAAGGAAAAAAGTTTGTGGAAAAGTCTGCACACAGCATCTCACAGAAAGCTC CATCGCAATCCTCAATTCTAAAAAGAAAGCACATGATGGGTGAAAAAGTTCCCGATGTACCTTCATGCCGGAGGTCATCTCTCTCTTCCAAGAATTCTGAGGATGCTGAAGAGAAGCTTCCCTGCAATACATCAGATAAGCTGCAAAAAG GAGGTTCGAAGAAATTGATGCTAACAAAACATACAACAGAGCGTTCTCCCATTAAGAATTTTTCATTGGATGATGGCAGGCCTAAGCCTATTGCATTAAAACCACTGGAAAAATTGAGTTcgaaacaaagcaaaacaaaggtgTTACTGTCAGTTCCGAATTCTGATGGATGTGCGCGCACATCTATTAATGGTTGGCATTGGCATGCATGGTCATTAAAGGCTAGTGCTGAAGAGAGAGCCCGTGTTAGGGGAAGTTCTTGCGTACATATACAACATTTTGGTTCCAAAAGTAAATTGACTCAGAACGTTCTTTCTGCAAGAACTAATAGGGCAAAAATGCGTAATCTTTTAGCTGCTGCAGATGGGGCTGATGTCTTGAAAATTTCTCAGTTGAAg GCTAGGAAAAAGCGTTTACGGTTTCAACAAAGCAAGATTCATGATTGGGGTCTTGTTGCACTTGAACCAATTGAAGCTGAGGACTTTTTGATCGAATATGTTGGAGAGTTGATACGTTCTTCT ATATCTGAGATACGTGAACGTCAATACGAAAAGATGGGAATCGGAAGCAGTTATCTTTTCAGGCTTGACGATGGCTATGTG GTTGATGCTACAAAGCGTGGTGGCATAGCAAGGTTTATAAACCATTCATGTGAG CCGAACTGTTACACCAAGATTATTAGTGTAGAGGGTAAGAAAAAGATATTCATTTATGCTAAGCGGCATATAGACACCGGTGAAGAAATAAGTTACAACTACAAGTTCCCACTGGAGGACGACAAAATCCCCTGTAACTGTGGAGCGCAAAA GTGCCGTGGATCGCTGAACTAA